One genomic segment of Chitinibacter sp. FCG-7 includes these proteins:
- a CDS encoding Lar family restriction alleviation protein → MSDQAPVVSPQPCPKCGAPAEQHKAGSNRFWVQCSKLGKNGNCSAISQQGSNKKEAIANWNKLK, encoded by the coding sequence ATGAGCGACCAAGCCCCCGTAGTAAGCCCCCAACCCTGCCCCAAATGTGGTGCGCCAGCTGAACAACATAAAGCCGGTTCAAACCGTTTTTGGGTGCAATGCAGCAAACTAGGCAAAAATGGCAATTGCAGCGCCATCAGCCAGCAAGGCAGTAATAAAAAAGAAGCCATCGCCAATTGGAATAAACTCAAATAA
- a CDS encoding DUF3592 domain-containing protein — translation MAEHSRDNSSDQILRFGRAYTRAVVYLQLGLGVLLLLVAYHTGFERAALLLGGQSSSGQIVRYEPVAPVRSSNAPWFKAVVQFRLDTQLIEFADWNSREYAGGVPSDVAVLYDPHQPQQAMIRRGNLLDWMPWAPAGLLGALLLLVGLRGCLHRVCQTTKLRGIAV, via the coding sequence ATGGCAGAGCATAGCAGGGATAACAGCAGCGATCAGATTCTGCGTTTTGGCCGGGCATATACCCGTGCGGTGGTTTATCTGCAGCTGGGGCTGGGCGTGTTATTACTGCTGGTGGCGTATCACACCGGCTTTGAGCGCGCTGCTTTGCTGCTGGGTGGGCAATCGAGCAGCGGGCAGATTGTGCGTTATGAGCCTGTGGCGCCCGTTCGCTCCAGCAATGCGCCCTGGTTTAAAGCGGTTGTGCAGTTTCGGCTGGATACGCAGCTGATTGAATTTGCCGACTGGAATAGCCGCGAATACGCCGGCGGTGTACCCAGTGATGTGGCGGTGCTCTACGATCCACATCAGCCGCAACAAGCCATGATCCGGCGCGGCAATCTGCTGGACTGGATGCCTTGGGCACCCGCAGGCCTGCTGGGGGCTTTGCTGCTGCTGGTGGGCTTGAGGGGCTGCTTGCACCGGGTGTGTCAAACAACTAAATTAAGGGGTATTGCCGTGTAG
- a CDS encoding DinB family protein has translation MFQGSMPQLMAAYNQWQNQQVYAAAGQLSAAQLMADRGAFFGSVQATLDHILWGDLVWLARFTGGALPASPAGELLYVHFADLHAARIALDARLIDWAASLSADWLNEPVTWTSKMYGFTQTIPRWVQVQHLFNHQTHHRGQVGTLLKQFGLDVGVTDIPMLPILNAV, from the coding sequence ATGTTTCAAGGCTCCATGCCGCAACTGATGGCTGCGTATAACCAGTGGCAAAACCAGCAGGTGTATGCGGCCGCCGGACAATTGAGCGCTGCGCAGTTGATGGCTGATCGTGGCGCTTTTTTTGGCTCGGTACAGGCGACATTGGATCATATTCTGTGGGGGGATCTGGTCTGGCTGGCGCGCTTTACGGGAGGAGCCTTGCCTGCTAGCCCGGCGGGCGAGCTGCTGTATGTGCACTTTGCCGATCTGCACGCGGCACGCATCGCGCTGGATGCGCGACTGATTGATTGGGCTGCGAGCTTAAGCGCAGATTGGCTTAACGAGCCGGTGACTTGGACCAGCAAAATGTATGGCTTTACGCAGACCATCCCGCGCTGGGTACAGGTGCAGCATCTGTTTAACCATCAGACGCATCACCGTGGGCAGGTGGGTACTTTGCTCAAGCAGTTCGGGCTGGATGTCGGGGTAACCGATATTCCGATGTTGCCGATACTCAACGCCGTTTGA
- the panC gene encoding pantoate--beta-alanine ligase: MKIIHTISELREWRKTVGTVAFVPTMGNLHAGHMSLIEAAKQQAAHTVVSIFVNRLQFGQGEDFDRYPRTLQSDADIIAAHGGVDVIFAPDEKELYPNVIQQYQVNPPAIAEELCGAFRPGHFRGVATVVTKLFNIVEADVACFGKKDYQQLAVIQGMVADLNTPIRIVPVDTGRASDGLALSSRNGFLNESQRAEAPRLFYHLSRMKTAIENGERDYSRLAIETVTDLRVRGWLEVDYVETRNALTLKPAASTDKHLVILIAARIGTTRLIDNIEVNL; this comes from the coding sequence ATGAAAATTATCCATACCATCTCCGAATTGCGCGAATGGCGCAAAACCGTGGGCACCGTGGCGTTTGTGCCGACCATGGGCAATCTGCACGCGGGGCATATGTCGCTGATTGAGGCGGCAAAGCAGCAAGCGGCACATACCGTGGTGAGTATCTTTGTGAATCGCCTGCAATTTGGCCAAGGCGAAGACTTTGACCGCTACCCGCGCACCTTGCAAAGCGACGCCGACATCATTGCCGCGCACGGTGGGGTGGATGTGATTTTTGCGCCCGATGAAAAAGAGCTGTATCCGAATGTGATCCAGCAATATCAGGTCAACCCGCCTGCGATTGCCGAAGAGCTCTGCGGCGCATTCCGCCCCGGGCATTTCCGTGGCGTTGCGACGGTGGTGACCAAATTATTCAACATCGTTGAAGCCGATGTCGCCTGTTTTGGTAAAAAAGACTACCAGCAGCTGGCGGTGATTCAAGGCATGGTGGCCGATCTGAATACCCCGATTCGCATTGTGCCGGTGGACACCGGCCGTGCGAGCGATGGCCTGGCGCTGTCATCGCGCAATGGCTTTTTGAATGAATCACAGCGTGCCGAAGCGCCGCGCCTGTTTTATCATTTGAGCCGGATGAAAACGGCCATCGAAAACGGCGAGCGCGATTATTCCAGACTGGCGATTGAAACCGTCACCGATCTGCGCGTGCGCGGCTGGCTGGAAGTCGATTACGTCGAAACCCGCAACGCACTCACACTCAAGCCCGCCGCCAGCACCGATAAACACCTAGTCATCCTAATCGCCGCCCGCATCGGCACCACACGGCTAATTGACAATATTGAAGTGAATTTGTGA
- a CDS encoding transglutaminase-like domain-containing protein, whose translation MQTSPMDAYLRASDAIDFANPAIAELAKRLREQAGSADARVIAAQCFNWVRDHIEHCIDFSREEVPVSASQTLAVGTGFCFAKSHLLAALLRANAIPCGFVYQRLTVDGPAPVYCLHGLNAVYLPDLGWYLCDARGNSKPGIHAYFQPPQQTLAYPVQYPGECLYEGIYAEPWPALLSALSDCRSVSHWRAAPIDLLPPDLTSLR comes from the coding sequence ATGCAGACATCCCCGATGGACGCTTACCTGCGCGCCAGCGATGCCATTGATTTTGCCAATCCGGCCATTGCAGAGCTGGCCAAGCGCCTGCGTGAACAGGCGGGCTCGGCGGATGCGCGGGTCATTGCGGCGCAGTGTTTTAACTGGGTGCGCGATCACATCGAGCATTGCATTGATTTTTCCCGCGAAGAAGTCCCTGTCAGTGCCTCTCAAACGCTGGCGGTAGGAACCGGCTTTTGCTTTGCCAAAAGCCATTTGCTGGCTGCACTCTTGCGCGCCAATGCCATCCCCTGCGGTTTTGTTTACCAGCGGCTCACGGTGGACGGCCCCGCGCCAGTCTATTGCCTGCACGGGCTGAATGCCGTGTATCTGCCGGACTTGGGCTGGTATCTCTGTGATGCGCGTGGCAATTCGAAACCCGGCATCCATGCCTATTTTCAGCCACCGCAGCAAACTTTGGCCTATCCAGTGCAATATCCGGGCGAATGTCTGTATGAGGGCATCTACGCCGAGCCCTGGCCAGCGCTCTTATCCGCGCTGAGCGATTGCCGCAGTGTCAGCCACTGGCGGGCAGCGCCGATTGATCTTTTGCCTCCTGATTTAACCTCTTTACGCTGA
- the panB gene encoding 3-methyl-2-oxobutanoate hydroxymethyltransferase: MKTTLSTLRKMKQDGAKIAMLTCYDASFATLLDEAGVDILLVGDSLGNVIQGHGTTLPVTVDDMVYHTKAVVRGTQKALVLADLPFASYQASHVQAYENAARLMAAGAEMVKIEGGAVMVDTVDFLVQRGIPVCAHIGLQPQSVHVYGGYKVQGKTETEAEILKRDALALQAAGAAMVLMEMVPASVAAEVTESLHVPTIGIGAGVQVDGQVLVLHDMLGVYPGKKARFVKNFMSGGVSSIQAAVEAYVKSVKALTFPTEEHSF, translated from the coding sequence ATGAAAACGACACTTTCGACTCTGAGAAAAATGAAACAGGATGGCGCCAAAATCGCCATGCTGACCTGTTATGACGCCAGTTTTGCCACGCTGTTGGACGAAGCCGGTGTGGATATCCTGCTGGTTGGCGATTCGCTCGGCAATGTGATTCAAGGCCACGGCACGACGCTGCCGGTGACTGTGGACGATATGGTCTACCACACCAAGGCGGTGGTGCGCGGCACGCAAAAAGCGCTGGTGCTGGCCGATCTGCCATTTGCCAGCTATCAGGCCTCGCACGTTCAGGCCTATGAAAACGCCGCACGGCTGATGGCGGCAGGCGCTGAGATGGTCAAAATCGAAGGCGGCGCGGTGATGGTCGATACCGTTGATTTTCTGGTGCAACGCGGCATTCCGGTCTGCGCGCACATTGGCTTGCAGCCGCAATCAGTGCATGTGTACGGCGGCTACAAGGTGCAGGGTAAAACCGAAACCGAAGCCGAAATCCTCAAGCGCGATGCGCTGGCGCTGCAAGCTGCCGGTGCGGCGATGGTGTTGATGGAAATGGTACCCGCCAGCGTGGCCGCTGAAGTCACCGAATCCTTGCATGTGCCCACCATCGGTATCGGTGCTGGCGTGCAAGTCGATGGTCAGGTGCTGGTGCTGCACGATATGCTCGGCGTGTATCCGGGCAAAAAAGCCCGCTTTGTCAAAAACTTCATGAGTGGCGGCGTGAGCAGCATTCAGGCTGCGGTTGAGGCCTACGTCAAATCGGTGAAAGCGCTGACTTTCCCGACCGAAGAACATTCGTTTTAA
- the folK gene encoding 2-amino-4-hydroxy-6-hydroxymethyldihydropteridine diphosphokinase — protein MTIAYIALGANLGDPSAQLRDALRLIAALPHTQLLASSAFYASAPVGYADQPDFVNAVCAVKTELSAPDLLAALLALELQQGRERSFKNAPRTLDLDVVLYGNELIDLPQLQIPHPRMHQRAFVLLPLLEIAPDIHIPGHGAATQFIADVIDQELYRLEG, from the coding sequence ATGACCATTGCCTATATCGCCTTGGGTGCCAATCTGGGCGACCCAAGCGCGCAGCTGCGCGACGCGCTGCGCTTGATCGCGGCGTTGCCGCACACCCAGCTGCTGGCCAGCTCGGCTTTTTATGCCAGCGCGCCAGTCGGTTACGCCGATCAGCCTGATTTTGTGAATGCCGTCTGCGCGGTGAAAACCGAGCTGTCTGCGCCCGATCTCCTGGCCGCTTTGCTCGCGCTGGAATTGCAGCAAGGGCGTGAGCGTAGCTTTAAAAATGCGCCGCGCACGCTGGATCTGGACGTGGTGCTCTACGGCAATGAGCTAATCGATCTGCCCCAGTTGCAAATACCCCATCCACGTATGCATCAGCGCGCCTTTGTGCTATTGCCTTTGCTGGAGATAGCCCCCGATATTCATATTCCGGGTCATGGCGCGGCAACGCAGTTTATTGCCGATGTGATCGATCAGGAACTCTATCGCCTTGAGGGCTGA
- the pcnB gene encoding polynucleotide adenylyltransferase PcnB, with product MIRKLIGKVLRRPGKRILHAKHYGIRRDQLHSGALKVCDRLQDAGYEAYIVGGAVRDLLLGKSPKDFDVATSATPEQVRHVFHRSRIIGRRFRIVHVPFYDRGGEEIIEVTTFRGSADSPTDASGRIIRDNVYGTLEEDASRRDFTVNALYYDPNSDEIIDFHHGAEDLEKLQLVMIGDPVKRYHEDPVRMLRATRLSAKLGLQIAADTAKPIKEHAALLENIPSARLFDEMMKLLLSGKAWDCLQSLRVYGLHRPLFPLLDKLMSQKETTTFLKQALLNTDQRLAEDKPVSAGFLFAALLWHEVEAVWQKKIAAGEHKVPALVEAMNEVEAKVTKRLAIPNRYSAAMKEIWLLQPRFELRAGQKPFRLIEQPRFRAAYDFLLLRAECGLVEKELADWWTQFQACDDSTREVLISEAIAAGKGGEVEKAKRRKRSRTRKPAAAKPVAAKSE from the coding sequence ATGATTCGTAAACTGATAGGCAAAGTATTGCGTCGCCCCGGCAAGCGTATTTTGCACGCCAAACACTATGGCATTCGTCGTGATCAACTGCATTCGGGCGCGCTCAAAGTGTGTGACCGGCTGCAGGACGCAGGCTATGAAGCCTATATCGTGGGCGGTGCGGTGCGCGATTTGCTGCTAGGCAAATCACCCAAGGATTTTGACGTGGCCACCAGCGCCACTCCCGAGCAGGTGCGCCATGTGTTCCACCGCTCGCGCATTATTGGTCGCCGTTTCCGTATCGTTCACGTACCGTTCTACGATCGTGGCGGCGAAGAAATTATCGAAGTGACCACTTTCCGTGGCAGCGCCGATTCACCCACTGACGCCAGCGGGCGCATCATCCGCGACAATGTGTACGGTACTTTGGAAGAAGACGCATCGCGCCGCGACTTTACCGTGAATGCGCTGTATTACGACCCCAATAGCGATGAAATTATCGACTTTCATCACGGTGCGGAAGATCTGGAAAAGCTGCAACTGGTGATGATTGGTGACCCGGTCAAGCGTTACCACGAAGACCCGGTGCGCATGCTGCGTGCCACGCGCCTGTCGGCCAAACTGGGCTTGCAGATTGCCGCCGATACCGCCAAGCCGATCAAGGAACACGCCGCTTTGCTGGAAAATATCCCGTCGGCGCGCCTGTTCGACGAAATGATGAAGCTCTTGCTCTCGGGCAAGGCCTGGGATTGCCTGCAATCCTTGCGCGTGTACGGGCTGCATCGCCCACTGTTTCCGCTGCTTGATAAACTGATGAGCCAGAAAGAAACCACAACGTTTCTTAAGCAGGCGCTGCTCAATACCGATCAGCGCTTGGCTGAAGATAAGCCCGTTTCGGCAGGTTTCCTGTTTGCGGCCTTGTTGTGGCACGAAGTAGAAGCGGTATGGCAGAAGAAAATCGCCGCAGGCGAGCACAAAGTGCCTGCGCTGGTTGAGGCGATGAACGAAGTGGAAGCCAAAGTCACCAAACGGCTGGCGATTCCAAATCGTTACAGCGCGGCGATGAAGGAAATCTGGCTGTTGCAGCCGCGCTTTGAGCTGCGTGCAGGCCAGAAGCCCTTCCGCTTGATCGAGCAGCCGCGTTTTCGCGCTGCGTATGATTTTCTGCTGTTGCGTGCCGAATGTGGTCTGGTGGAAAAAGAGCTGGCCGATTGGTGGACCCAATTTCAGGCCTGCGATGACAGCACGCGCGAAGTGCTGATCAGCGAAGCCATTGCCGCAGGCAAGGGCGGCGAGGTGGAAAAAGCCAAACGCCGCAAACGCTCGCGCACCCGCAAACCGGCCGCCGCCAAGCCCGTAGCAGCGAAAAGCGAATAA
- a CDS encoding ComEA family DNA-binding protein → MLKKLLITVLASFALMASAWAVVDINTANQQQLESLKGIGPEKAKDIIDYRSKNGAFKTAEDIMKVPGIKEGTFAKIKSEISVGGKVAAPAAAKAPKASKPAASVAAKK, encoded by the coding sequence ATGTTGAAAAAACTGCTCATTACCGTACTAGCCAGCTTTGCCTTGATGGCGTCCGCCTGGGCTGTGGTGGATATTAACACTGCCAACCAGCAACAGCTGGAGTCGCTCAAAGGCATTGGCCCGGAAAAAGCCAAGGACATTATCGACTATCGCAGCAAAAACGGCGCGTTTAAAACTGCCGAAGACATTATGAAAGTGCCAGGCATCAAGGAGGGCACTTTTGCCAAAATCAAGAGCGAGATCAGTGTAGGCGGCAAAGTGGCTGCGCCTGCCGCTGCCAAAGCACCGAAAGCGAGCAAACCTGCAGCCAGCGTTGCCGCCAAAAAATAA
- the hpnC gene encoding squalene synthase HpnC: MITPGQTVQHYENFPVGSFLLPRVFRQPIAVVYHIARYADDLADEGDASAAERIAALNECSAELARIAAGQTPLTPRFQALVPVAARYQIPLSLFEDLFSAFRQDVVKTRYQDFGEVIDYCRRSANPVGRILLHIFGFSDAKMLAQSDGICTALQLVNFWQDVAIDLGKDRIYLPQDELHKFGVSEEMLFARQHNTAFTRLMAYQCERTRKMLRAGSPLGRALPGRIGLEIRCIVLAADRVLSKLKAVNYDVYTARPSLQTLDWPVILYQAIKAGWFTAPAQTTGCSH, translated from the coding sequence ATGATCACACCAGGACAAACGGTCCAGCATTATGAAAACTTTCCGGTCGGCTCCTTCCTGCTGCCCCGCGTGTTTCGCCAGCCGATTGCCGTGGTGTATCACATTGCCCGCTATGCCGATGATCTGGCTGATGAGGGCGATGCCAGCGCCGCCGAGCGCATCGCCGCCCTGAATGAATGCAGCGCCGAGCTGGCGCGCATCGCCGCAGGCCAGACCCCGCTCACGCCGCGTTTTCAAGCGCTGGTGCCGGTGGCTGCGCGCTATCAGATTCCGCTCTCGCTGTTTGAAGACCTGTTTTCGGCCTTCCGACAGGATGTGGTGAAAACCCGTTATCAGGATTTTGGCGAAGTCATTGACTACTGTCGCCGCTCGGCCAATCCGGTGGGGCGGATTTTGCTGCATATTTTTGGCTTTTCGGACGCCAAAATGCTGGCGCAGTCGGATGGCATCTGCACCGCCTTGCAATTGGTCAATTTCTGGCAGGATGTGGCAATTGATCTGGGCAAAGACCGCATTTATCTGCCGCAGGACGAGCTGCACAAATTCGGCGTGAGCGAAGAGATGCTGTTTGCACGACAACACAACACCGCCTTTACCCGCCTGATGGCGTATCAGTGCGAGCGCACGCGCAAAATGCTGCGCGCTGGCTCACCATTAGGGCGCGCACTTCCGGGGCGGATCGGGCTGGAAATTCGCTGCATTGTCCTGGCCGCCGACCGGGTACTGAGCAAATTGAAAGCGGTTAATTACGACGTGTATACTGCGCGCCCCAGCTTGCAGACACTCGATTGGCCCGTAATTCTGTATCAGGCCATCAAGGCCGGCTGGTTTACGGCGCCAGCCCAGACCACAGGATGTTCGCACTAA
- a CDS encoding thermonuclease family protein, with protein sequence MKITQTQQRALIRLLTASNWKQRLGALLIVLIGAWACVQQEAVTPGKLSAGSVIEGKVVGVADGDTVTVLDQDNRQYKLRLAYIDSPEKAMPFGQAAKKSLSDLVYGSQISAAIDDVDRYGRGVARISKNEQDINLQQVKAGMAWHYTHYTKTQSRSDYALYQAAQDAARSEQTGLWQDQNPTPPWDWRKANRNNK encoded by the coding sequence ATGAAAATCACCCAAACCCAGCAACGCGCATTAATCCGTCTATTGACCGCCAGCAACTGGAAGCAGCGCCTTGGCGCACTGCTGATTGTACTGATCGGCGCCTGGGCCTGCGTACAGCAGGAAGCCGTGACGCCAGGCAAGCTAAGCGCCGGTAGCGTAATTGAAGGCAAAGTGGTGGGCGTCGCTGATGGCGACACGGTTACGGTACTTGATCAGGACAATCGGCAATACAAGCTGCGTCTGGCCTATATCGACTCGCCGGAAAAAGCCATGCCCTTTGGCCAGGCGGCCAAAAAATCACTGTCCGATCTGGTTTACGGCAGCCAGATCAGCGCCGCGATCGACGATGTAGACCGCTATGGCCGTGGCGTAGCCCGCATCAGCAAAAATGAGCAGGACATCAATTTGCAGCAGGTCAAAGCCGGTATGGCCTGGCACTACACGCATTACACCAAAACCCAAAGCCGCAGCGACTACGCTCTATACCAGGCCGCGCAAGACGCCGCCCGCAGCGAACAAACCGGCCTATGGCAAGACCAAAACCCCACCCCGCCCTGGGATTGGCGCAAAGCCAATCGCAACAATAAGTAG
- a CDS encoding WD40/YVTN/BNR-like repeat-containing protein, with translation MSLADTYSEAFDGFFIYDCALRSSGYCFILVETTKNNNDREPNKRIVGYFPDYEGQPVISWHEYRGFENPHLVIASSPKEQAVMVGLSGAVAVLGSGESAMQDYIPGGDEQQPIFGTASACTSINGYLYVAGGWRHVAKRVDANQWLAIHDRRSMPHPTSKNGSSDGGFNGISAFSEEDIYCVGGKGDVWRFDGKKWHQCPMPTNMRLWSVCCAGDGFVYIGAQSGSIIKGRGNNWKVIHQGDLTLPFKDMVWFDNKLWSTSDYGLWTVENDQLIESDLPSDVIACSGNLAVGYGKLLLAGLHGATVYDGKKWERLV, from the coding sequence ATGTCATTAGCAGACACATACTCAGAAGCATTTGATGGTTTTTTTATTTACGACTGCGCGCTCAGATCATCGGGCTATTGTTTTATTTTGGTAGAAACAACTAAAAATAATAATGATCGTGAGCCAAATAAGCGAATTGTTGGCTACTTTCCAGACTACGAAGGCCAACCGGTTATTTCTTGGCATGAATATCGTGGTTTTGAAAATCCTCATCTAGTCATTGCTTCCTCCCCTAAAGAGCAAGCGGTGATGGTCGGGCTCAGCGGCGCTGTTGCTGTTCTGGGTAGCGGCGAATCCGCTATGCAAGACTACATTCCCGGCGGCGATGAACAGCAACCGATTTTCGGTACAGCTTCTGCCTGCACCTCGATCAATGGCTATCTGTATGTTGCAGGAGGCTGGCGGCATGTCGCCAAGCGGGTCGACGCTAACCAATGGCTTGCCATCCATGATCGGCGTAGCATGCCTCACCCAACCAGTAAAAATGGCAGCAGTGATGGTGGCTTTAATGGCATTTCTGCCTTTAGCGAAGAAGATATCTACTGCGTCGGCGGCAAGGGCGATGTCTGGCGCTTTGATGGCAAAAAATGGCATCAGTGTCCGATGCCCACAAATATGAGGCTATGGAGCGTCTGCTGTGCAGGCGATGGGTTTGTCTATATCGGTGCGCAAAGCGGCTCCATCATCAAAGGTCGTGGAAATAACTGGAAAGTCATCCACCAAGGCGATCTGACCTTACCTTTCAAGGACATGGTCTGGTTTGACAACAAACTGTGGAGCACCTCGGATTACGGTTTGTGGACAGTGGAGAATGACCAGTTGATCGAATCTGATCTACCTAGCGACGTCATTGCCTGCTCGGGCAATCTGGCCGTAGGCTATGGCAAATTGCTACTCGCTGGCTTGCATGGCGCAACGGTTTACGACGGAAAGAAGTGGGAACGGCTGGTTTAG
- a CDS encoding HNH/endonuclease VII fold toxin-2 domain-containing protein, which translates to MLVQFENTSSTDKTKEGKGCCPGQTGHHLLSSAMFSDCSKSEYKASKAPTICVEGAYSSNGSHGMIHRNMRDNLGKLEDAAGNKIPYNTPITKKQAIDEATKSVEQTFPTAGCDPKCIRAQLNEFYKDLDCTPKSHPGG; encoded by the coding sequence ATGCTAGTGCAATTCGAAAATACAAGCAGTACGGATAAAACAAAAGAAGGCAAGGGCTGCTGCCCCGGTCAAACAGGTCACCATCTATTATCCAGCGCCATGTTTAGTGATTGCTCGAAATCGGAATATAAAGCCAGTAAAGCCCCGACAATTTGCGTTGAAGGCGCATACAGTTCGAATGGCTCGCACGGCATGATTCACCGCAATATGCGGGACAATTTAGGAAAATTAGAAGACGCAGCAGGGAATAAAATCCCTTACAACACTCCAATCACCAAGAAGCAAGCTATCGATGAAGCGACAAAGTCGGTAGAGCAAACTTTTCCAACCGCAGGCTGTGACCCCAAATGCATTCGCGCCCAGCTCAATGAGTTTTATAAAGATCTTGATTGCACACCAAAGAGCCATCCGGGGGGATGA
- a CDS encoding ABC transporter ATP-binding protein, translating into MSLLQIEQLSLRFGAQARAVVSELALSLNAGEKLALVGESGSGKSVLARAILRLDSDVCASGRMIFDGISLLDASPVQLRTIRGRRIAMIFQEPMTALNPLQTIGQQIAEVLHLHGGYSPKAQRQRVLELLHRTGISDAEQKLRRYPHQLSGGQRQRVMIAMALAGEPELLIADEPTTALDVTVQAQILTLLADIQRERGMAVLLISHDLNLVRRFADRVAVMRHGRVVETAPVAELFAAPSHPYTQQLLAARPQRIAMPASPSRAEPCLSARQLSHAYRQDAPAWQFWRQHWQTILAPLDLTLQAGETLAIVGESGSGKTTLALSLLRLLQAGRGGGTLTVAGRDFSALSGAALRAARRDIQMVFQDPFAALSPRMNVGEIVAEALLVHEPAATAAERADRVAQVLQEVGLDSALMSRYPHEFSGGQRQRIAIARALILKPRILILDEPTSALDATVQLQVLQLLADLQRLHGLSYVLVSHDMAVVRALAHRVLVLKAGIVQEAADVEPLFTQPRSDYTRQLLSAMF; encoded by the coding sequence ATGAGCTTATTGCAGATCGAACAACTGAGTTTGCGCTTTGGCGCTCAGGCCCGCGCGGTGGTGAGCGAGCTGGCATTAAGCCTGAATGCCGGCGAAAAGCTGGCGCTGGTGGGCGAATCGGGCTCGGGCAAAAGCGTGCTGGCGCGCGCTATCCTGCGGCTCGATAGCGATGTCTGCGCCAGCGGGCGCATGATCTTTGACGGTATTTCCTTGCTGGATGCGAGCCCGGTGCAATTGCGCACCATTCGCGGGCGGCGGATCGCGATGATTTTTCAGGAGCCGATGACGGCACTTAATCCGCTGCAAACCATTGGCCAGCAAATTGCCGAAGTATTGCACCTGCATGGGGGGTATAGCCCCAAAGCGCAGCGCCAGCGGGTGCTGGAGCTATTACACCGTACGGGTATTAGCGACGCCGAGCAAAAATTGCGGCGCTATCCGCATCAGCTGTCGGGCGGGCAACGCCAGCGGGTGATGATTGCGATGGCGCTGGCGGGCGAGCCCGAATTACTGATCGCCGACGAACCCACAACCGCGCTGGATGTCACCGTGCAGGCGCAGATTCTGACGCTGCTGGCCGATATTCAGCGCGAACGCGGCATGGCGGTATTGCTGATTTCGCACGATCTGAATCTGGTACGTCGCTTTGCCGACCGGGTGGCGGTGATGCGGCACGGGCGAGTGGTGGAAACCGCGCCAGTGGCCGAGCTATTTGCCGCGCCTAGCCACCCGTATACGCAGCAATTGCTCGCGGCGCGTCCGCAGCGGATTGCCATGCCCGCTTCTCCATCCCGGGCCGAGCCCTGCCTGAGCGCGCGTCAATTAAGCCACGCTTATCGGCAGGACGCGCCAGCCTGGCAATTTTGGCGGCAACACTGGCAAACCATTCTCGCACCGCTGGATTTGACTTTGCAGGCCGGCGAAACGCTGGCGATTGTCGGCGAATCGGGCAGCGGTAAAACCACTTTGGCGCTGTCTTTGCTGCGTTTACTGCAAGCGGGGCGGGGTGGCGGCACGCTGACCGTGGCCGGGCGTGATTTTAGCGCCTTGAGCGGCGCGGCTTTGCGAGCGGCGCGGCGCGATATCCAGATGGTGTTTCAGGACCCGTTTGCTGCCTTGTCGCCACGCATGAATGTCGGTGAGATTGTGGCCGAAGCGCTGCTAGTCCACGAGCCAGCCGCCACAGCGGCCGAGCGCGCCGACCGGGTGGCGCAGGTATTACAGGAAGTTGGCCTGGATTCGGCGCTGATGTCGCGTTATCCGCACGAGTTTTCCGGCGGCCAGCGCCAGCGCATCGCCATTGCCCGCGCGCTGATTTTAAAACCGCGCATTCTGATTCTGGACGAACCCACCTCGGCGCTGGACGCCACCGTGCAATTGCAGGTGCTGCAATTGCTGGCCGATTTGCAGCGCCTGCATGGCCTGAGCTATGTGCTGGTCAGCCACGATATGGCGGTGGTTCGCGCGCTGGCGCACCGCGTGCTGGTACTCAAAGCCGGGATTGTGCAGGAAGCAGCCGACGTCGAGCCGCTATTTACCCAGCCACGCAGCGACTACACCCGCCAATTGCTTAGCGCAATGTTTTAA